The window TAATtgctatatatataagtatccACACTGCAAAACACCCCACAGCTAGCTAGGGGAGAGCCAGTGAGGAGGAATCCAACAACAACCTTATCAGTCGGCACACAACacaaaaggagagagagagagagagagatggggAGAAGCCCTTGTTGTTCAAAGGAGGGTTTGAATAGAGGTGCTTGGACAGCTCATGAAGACAAAATCCTCAGAGAATACATTAGAGTCCATGGTGAAGGAAGATGGAGAAACCTTCCCAAAAGAGCAGGTATTCGTTATGCTACAAGATATGTATCTAATGATATATCTCATTAATTTGTGGTTGTTTCATGCATGCTAATTTTTTGTACATGGCTGGCCATGCATGCAGGTTTGAAAAGATGTGGAAAAAGTTGCAGACTTAGATGGTTGAATTATCTCAGACCAGATATTAAGAGAGGCAATATATCCCCAGATGAAGAAGAGCTCATCATCAGGCTACACAAGCTCCTGGGAAACAGGTCTCCATTTTCCCATCTTAATTaacatttctttcttcttataatAATTCTAAATCCTTCAACACATCTTCCTATTAATActaaatgtattttatatttcaaagacattaaatatatttatttatttttataaattaaaataatcatgacGACAACTTATTCCAAATAAAGAtgaagttaaataattttatcgtACTTGATGTACAATTTTCTTACATATGTACTTCAAGATGAATGGTTGCAGGTATTAATTGCACCAATCAAGTACAATATGAGAGTTGTTTAACTTTATCTTTACGCGGGCTAAGCTATACAATCCAACCCCtaaataataggaaaaaatgtaagaaaattGGTAGGAGAATATAACATTATTACTCTGGTACGTATGACATGGAGTCACGAGAAGGCCATGGTGTTTGATATAAATAGTAAGATGTTAATAGGTGATAATGAAATGTGTCATTTTCTGTGTAGATGGTCTTTAATAGCTGGGAGGCTTCCAGGACGAACAGACAATGAAATAAAGAATTATTGGAACACCAATTTAGGAAAAAAGGTGAAAGATGGCCACCAAACCACTGCAAACAACACACAGAATCCAATGCCCCATTTGGCCCCCATTCATATGGCCACTTCCTCAATCTCCCTATCTCCTCCTAAACTAGATTCTCGTGTTGTCCGTACAAAGGCTACCAAGTGCTCCAAGGTATTATTCCTAAACCCACCCCCTCACCCATCAATGCCGAACAAGTCCAAGACTGAGGCAGAGGCAGAAGCAAGGCTTGTGGATGGTGTAATTAGTAACCAAATGGAACACACTACATACGACAATGGGTTCCTGTCGTTTCCAGACGAAGAAAAAGAACTCTCAACAGATTTTCTCATAGATTTCAACGTGGGGGATGTTTGCTTGTCTGATCTACTCAACTCAGATTTCTCAAACACGTACAATTTCAGCTGCACTAATGTTAACCACCACGAGCAGTTATCGCCTTGTTCGGACCAACCTGATGCCATGTTCTCAGATGAAGTTCTCAAGGACTGGACACACAGCAATTTTGCAGACGAAGCGAATGCTTCCAACAACCTTCATTCTTTCATTTCGTTTGAGTCTACTGAGGAATGACTAGTGCAATGATAATGACAACAAAAATTGCACGTTTGTACTAATGTCAATATGCCTTCTCCAATAAAATTCGCCAGTTAagtctctttattttttgaaaaatatttgatggACATATAATGTGTTATCTAACAcctaaaaagaaagtaaaaaaaactataaatataacaaatttatgaagtgatagaaaaatataagagaTATTGATTATGTGTTTAAAACTAAAAGAATGATTAGTGTCCGTTAGAATATATATAGGAGTATTTCTTTCTGTGCTTCAACGTATTTGACGTTTATGTAAAGCTAAATAGCATGGTGGCTGCCAAatagaacaaacaaataaataaaatgttaatcaGTGCTCACTGATTAtaagtaaaattgaaaaaaaaaaagtaagataaaTTTCTCTGAGATCCATCATCCATCTAAGTTCAGATTCCTACTTCACATGTATGATTTGTAGCCGATTACTGCTTTCTTACTCTCTTTTTCGTGTATAACCTTAGCCAGTAACATTACTacgttttctatttttatttttttatcaaataatctaaaaatatatctcactttttattttacttttattttcctgATGAACCGTacatattaataatgaaaatgtgTAGTTTAAAATCTCACATTACACTTCACTATAGATAGTTCTTTTAGTAACTCGATGTCTGGGTATAACTCCACTGTATAACAATTAACAAGTGAAAATTGAAGTACTATAATCAAAATCAGTGCGAAGTACAAGCAAATCCGTGGGCCtcgttttcaaatgcaacaggGCAAACGCATAGGGCATTTTGTCGTATGGAATCTGTTGCATGGGCCAAGGTTCTTTAATTAACATCATGCAACATTAATGACTACTGAGATACGGAATTGTGGGGATGGAAAAAGAACACGTGATGGATGCTCTACATATAGAATCTGATGGTTACCACAAGGTAGGCCATTGACCTGGccttcagtttttttttcccaCAAATACATGTTTATTTCTAATTTGAGTTCATCATATCAATACTAGATCATGTTCACGTATATAGCCAATAGGGAACTCTACATATATATCAACCTATCATCCCTGAAGTAGATGTACATATTATTATGCTAACACTTTTGTCAGTTTGTGTACTCGTAGAAGTTGATTAATGGAAATGCACACTGGGCGTACTAGATAACATTAGAAGTTAATTAAAGGACTGAATGTGAGAGTTCACATAAATTAATTGAGTGCACTGACTCGCTTGATAATAAATTAGagacataaaaacaaaatttgaaatgattAATCCTACCAATATTTTATACAgtattatacaaattaatttcattgagtatttaactaatttaaattaagtCGGATAACATCACTAAAAATAGTATTAATTCCCTCTTTCaagttttactatttttttaaaacataattgcACTTCTAAAGACATTTGAAAGTCTTAATTAGTAAGTTAAAACAAATCTTTGGCAGTTGATTTACCTATTAATTCAGTGCTAATCACCTTCTCATTTTGAACATTaaaatgaagaatttttttttttttttgtcaaacttCATTTTCGCTTATCCCTTTTTCTTGTCTTACCTCAATTCATTGAATTCCAAATCATTTCACTAAATGCATTAAACCAGACAAACAACAACTCTCCCACTTTTCCTCATTTTTAGCTTAGACAGGTATAAGTTCTACTCCCCTCCCTACTTTCCCCTCACAAATAGTAGATATATTGCGCTTGCGAGGGAAAAACGTCTTTTCTATTTCGCTGTAGTCGGATGTTGAAAAACTCTGAAAAAGTAAGCTCCGGGTCAGCTTAATCGAATCATAAtcttcacatatatatattctttgaaGTGACTTGTTTTGaattaaaagtgaattttgtAAAACACTTATGCATAAAATGTATATTGGCGCAAGAACAAATAAACTTTATGTTGTAAGATCATGAATTTGAAAGTTCAAATATCATGTCCTAAAGACAGGTA of the Glycine max cultivar Williams 82 chromosome 13, Glycine_max_v4.0, whole genome shotgun sequence genome contains:
- the LOC100781908 gene encoding transcription factor MYB1, translating into MGRSPCCSKEGLNRGAWTAHEDKILREYIRVHGEGRWRNLPKRAGLKRCGKSCRLRWLNYLRPDIKRGNISPDEEELIIRLHKLLGNRWSLIAGRLPGRTDNEIKNYWNTNLGKKVKDGHQTTANNTQNPMPHLAPIHMATSSISLSPPKLDSRVVRTKATKCSKVLFLNPPPHPSMPNKSKTEAEAEARLVDGVISNQMEHTTYDNGFLSFPDEEKELSTDFLIDFNVGDVCLSDLLNSDFSNTYNFSCTNVNHHEQLSPCSDQPDAMFSDEVLKDWTHSNFADEANASNNLHSFISFESTEE